Within Primulina tabacum isolate GXHZ01 chromosome 5, ASM2559414v2, whole genome shotgun sequence, the genomic segment AACTATTGAGCCTATATCATAATTGTGGGAATGAGATTCATCTAACAAGCAATGTGTATTAAATgtctttttgaaatttgaggGTTTTCCCCACCTAAGATATTTGCCACTGGGATATTCAGTCCCCTCTTAACTTTCTCATGAAAGTAATTGCAATTGAactgtttttattttgttgagtgATACGAATATCATTTACAAGCGCTATGGATTTATTCAATTTCAGGCGGTACCTAATTTCCAGCAAGTGCCAAGATCTACAAATCCTTTTGATTCTACCAATGAACGTCCTGTTCCAGCAACAACAGTATGTTTCTGTTCTAgtttaattgaatttaaaatatcatatcaatCCTTCACCACGACTATTTAATGTCGACTCAGGTTTGAATCATAGATTCATGTTTTAGCATAAATCACCTGTACAATGTAGGTTATAGAGATGCTACAATCAGTTATGACGGACACTGCAGATCCAATGGTCACCATTGGTCTGAACATGTGGaccctattttttttttcagtagCGATCATTGGATCTATCTTGATGCTAATGCTCTCAGTGTAGCAAGAACTCACGTGTAATGTATGTAAGATATTAATCACATTGTCAATGTAAAAATACATTAtccattttttattaatttcagaACAGTTTCCTGAATCACTTAATAATTTCCAACAGCATGATAATGTGGTAATTTTGACCATAGACCCAAAATACACTTTCCATTCTATAGAtgctaaattaaataaatgtatgtttGGACTTTGGATATTGCATTATTCTTCcacattaattatttaagttgaATCAGATCTTTGAATTTAATTTCTCCCTTCCTTTTCCATAGATTGACATAAATGACTtgtaaaagataaaaaagggtCTATGTCCCCAAAGCCATGTTATTTGGACTAATAATTGCGGATCCATATTCCCTAGCATTTAGTCATTTATTTGATGTTAATTATACTTTGTGCTCAGACCCTGGTTAGGTTACCAATGATTGGTTGTCTAGCGCTGAAGATAGAACACACTTGTATTCCAAGGAATGTGTTCACTTTCCAAACAGAATGAGTTCACGTAAGATGTAGATGGTCATGCATTAGGTTAATTGACCATAACCTAATAAGTAATAACTAGCTGACAATCAGCATCATCCTTTTTGTActcatttttgtttcttttgtaAATTATCTATCATTTCGCTGCAGTTTCCTTCAGGTGCATCCTTACATGGTTCAGTAGCCAAAAGTGCACCTGCATCAGGCTTACTTCGCGCTTCGAGTCTTGGTACTCCTTTTTCTTTTCCATCATCGATGCACACTCAGCCACCACCATTTGCACAATCGATTCCTCCAAGTAAATAATCTTATATCTTTCAATTCATTGGAGCAAAATACCTCTTTTTCCATGTTTCAccattttcttaattgtttgtCAGCTCCATTCTTTGGACAAGAACTAAGTGGCAGTACAGCTCACAGGTAGGATTTATTTGTCATGTATTGTCTGATAAGCGTCTGCCACCATGTATGTTGGTCAAAAAATGATAAAAGTACTTTGATTCATGCTTGTTGACACTTTCCGGAATTTCCCAGGCCATTTGGACCAAACCAACAATTTGGTGGACTGCATTCGGCTCATTCTGCTCCGGGTAACTTCACCTCCACTGATGGAAACCCATTCGGCTAAAAATGGATGTGCACCATCTTGTTGCTTTATTTCAGTTCCTTCTAGACTCTACTCTGAGGATGCTACGGACGGTGGTGAAATCTACTGTATTCACAATTGGACAAAGATTCAATTTTCCTTCTTGGTGTTGATGCAAAACGAAGTTAAAGCGTCGGATCATGGGGTCAGCAATGTTATAGCGAAATGATCAAAAGCGTGTCTGTGTAGCATATTTTCTTTGCGATGCTATCGATGTGATACTGCCCTCCGAACATCTGTAGCATATATCATTATTTGCTAGTTTGTTGTATTTTGGCTAGTTTTCTTTAGTTTGAGAGATACATCGGCTTTGTAGGGTATAGATATTGTGTGTTGATATTTCACTTTCATTGTTTAAATAAACTACATATGCTGGTTATGTTGTATCCatcctttaaaaaaaatgttaaatcaGTAGATTTTGAAGTATATGTTCTTTTTTTAAAAGAGATTTCGAAGTAAATGTTTTGGTGTCATCTGTATTGGTTTTTCAATTGATGGTCTTTATTTGCTAATTGTACCATTTTCTttctattctttttttttttaaaaaatatttttatgtgcgTTGAcatatatgatatgatatatgaatATGATTATATCGATTAAAGTTAACGAACTACAAATATAATCAGAACAATTCACTAATGATCTGAAATTAAATTGTTACACGATATTAATACAAAAAGAATTTGAGCAATTATTAATaactttataaataaaaaatttatatcgtTTAAATATtaagaaactaattttaaagtTCATTAGTTTCATATTAAATAAGCACCATACATTTCTTACGAGCCGCACcgatgattaaatattttgttcgTGTACTGTTGCTAGTCACATAAtgatattatataaattatctCGTGcaactgaatttttttaaaaaaaacgaatTAGTTCTCTCCCTCTATCGTTGAACAGCTATGTATGATTACGTATGAACGATAATATATGAATTGATTACACGTATTTGTTTCATTAAATGTTAGactcaaatttcataaattattagAACTATAAATAATgacaaaacttgtgtgagacgatctcatgtgtcatattttgtgagacggatctcttatttgggacatctatgaaaaaatattactcttCATGCTAAgagcattactttttattgtgaatatcggtagggttgacccgacTCACAGATAAAatttcatgagaccgtctcaaaaaAAACCTACTCATAAATGATTGTATTATCATTTTTGCCTTTCGAATTAAACGATACGTACATCTCTAGTTTTTCGGAATACATTGCAAGAAAACGAAAGCCGTCCTTTGATCAATAATTCGTGTTCCATACATGCACGTTCGCCACGAAGAAAAAACGAGTTCTTTGTGCATAGAATATAATTGTCGGGGTAAAAATTGATGATCAAGATTCCCTCTTATCGAATCTTGAGTCAAGAAGTTAAAAAGAGTCTTAGCTCGCCACGTCATCAGGACTTGGGACCCACTGGTCATGGTCAAGAGGAATGCAAAGTACGTGTTTTAATCCGGGAGCATGTCTTTTTGTGAGATGATTTCACGAATTTTTTTTCTGATACGAGTCAATTCTACTGATattcagaataaaaagtaatatttttagcataaaaagaaatattttttcatggataacccaaataagtaaaccgtatcacaaaatacgatccgtgagaccatctcccacaagtttttgctttaaaTCCGGTGTTATTCTCTTGTGATGGTCGGCTgacttttattaatttaaaactaCGTATAATTTTATGGCTAAAAAATATTGTAATCAAAGttcacaaaattaattattattgtaCAATTTTATATGTAAATATGATTCTTCGACTAATTAGCAGTGGACAGCAAAACATCGTGCTTTAAATCTTTAGCCTGCCAATCAGAAGAAGATGCCCATGCACCATGCACATGAtattcatttaattttattatcttAAAGATTATCCCTTATTTGAGAAGATTTTATAGTTTCAGAAAAAGAGTAGTTTTCTTGTAAtatgatctcacgaatttttatctgtgagacgggtcaattctaccgatatttacaataaaaagtaatactttaaagcataaaaataatattttttcatgaatgacccaaataagatattcgtctcacaaaatacgacctgtgagaccgtctcacacaagtttttgcattaCCAAAAATGTGTTAAATTGGCATTTGGCttcattaatttaataatgtaGCAAGGGACCAGGCTAGCCATAATTGTCAAGTTACCTTTTCCACCCAGTCACGCATGGCCTTCAAATGGACTAATATTGTAAATTTTCTGAtaaccaaaaaatgaaaaacgacataaaaaaatataattttatcatttattttataaaagtcAAAAAAATTGGTACTTTTGTGTCATATTCAAACAATTTGATATACATACATACCGATCGATATAGCTCAAGTGCAGCGACTGACAACTCGATCAATGTCAAATTCAAACACGAGAGTGAATGACGGTGGAGGACACATTTCATCTTCAAATAGCTTTTGAATTATTGCAAAAAAGTGTGAAGGAATCGGACCATATATGCAAATAAGAATAGAATTTGCCAATGGATATGTGCACTAAATATAAGGAATTGATTCCCGACCATCTCCACAATTTCCTTCGCAGTAAAACTAAAATTAAACCTTCGATGAAAGTTAAAAATCCTTGGTCGAATGTTCTTCTATTTAGATTTTTGTTAAGATAGAGGTATTCATGTAATATATAATTGACACGGCTATATATAGAGACCATTATGTTATCATTAGGTCGTGGTCGGTATTCTTGTCATAGGTTAGACTAAGGTAAAATGCATGAGATCTTGATAGGGTGAGAGTAAATCACCGTGGTAGATCGTTGCGAGTGTCGACCCGTAAGCCATATAGGATGTCACGCTCGCAACCGAGACAAGTCATCGGCGTTGTATTTAAAATCGTGTAAAAACAAGCTACGTAGTACATAAACTAGCCAAAATTCAGTCTATTCTGGGGAAATACTCAGGAAATGGAGGTCGATCGTGCATAAAAAATATCGAAGTTACAATTATACGAATACATTATCATGATTTCAATAAGCATGTTGAGTCGAATACGAACAAAATACACATAACACTGAAAATCATCTCCTTTTCATGGTTCACTGATAAGTCCCTATATGTTACTCTTCTAAGGGGTGAGGGTCAAATGACGGTTATTATATCCCACCGCGTCAGGgtcaaaacatatcaaacatCAGAATTTTCTTGCTATTTCTAATTCGAAtcattacagtgcatttcaaagattttaaacacgctttcaaatattataactaATATTAAACAACACAATGTTCAAGGATTTTCATAACAATAGGAACAAATATATAATGCCGATCGAATTTCAAGAAACATACATGGTGTATTTTTAAGCAAATGTGAACATACTTACGAAGAACAAGtatgttgatatatatatcgagTAGTACACTTATGAAATGCAAGTGTACGTAAGACTATAGCAAAAACAGACTTACCTGTCTCTTCTTTGGATTATAACGTAAGGAACTTGTGGGAGGAATTCCGCTTGAACTTGTACAAGACTTGGTTGCTGCAAATCCGAGGCACGTTGCTGGAATCTCGAACAAGTTGAAGGGATTTCGGATAATGGCAGTACTTTGAGCAGCAAATTTAGCTCAAAACTTGGGACAAAATGTTGGTAGGATGGAGGTAAACCGAGGCTTGAGAATAGCAGCTAGGGAGCTCGAAATATGGCTAACTTTCTGCTGaaactttcaaaatatttgTAGATGTTTTGTGTCTTTTTTTAAGTCATCTTGCAGGGTATTTATAAGCTCATGGAGGTGAGATCATGAAAAGCTGTCATTCAAGACCATTACGCCCTCTTTTAATCCCTTTATTAGCCTTAAAATGACTGTGGCTTGTGGAGTCAAAACAACTCTTGAATGCCCTTTTTAAATAACATTAGATGATACCAAGTTGTCATTATCTTTTGTTGAATCTCCTTTCAAATTTTTGAGTCTTTACATTGGAAACGATAGGTGTGATCACATCTAGGTTCCCATAGGTGAAAATTTGAGTTCCAAATGTCTAATAGCTTTAACTTGAACAACAAATGAGGTCACATGATCGatttgcatgaattaattattgatgatttgtGTCATATATGGAACCAGGTGATCGAAATATAATGCTTGAAATAGTTATAATTCTTTGTGCGACAATAAATGTTCGATCCCACACCGTTATTGAATGTTGCATAGCCTTGAAGCTGTCTGAGTTTCAAGAAATTCAAACTCTCCCCCATTACTCGATCATGTCCCCCAAGATTCGAAATGAGCCCACGAGATGGAAGAAGCTAATGGGGAATCCACGCATGCATGCGTTATAAATCAATGTCAAACCCTTGCGTAGTCGAGTGTCCACAACTAAATAACATCTCCCCCTCATAAAACCTGCCCACAAATGGGCACAGAATATGTAGCATTTCAAAGCAATTATATATTCTTCTTTCACACAATAATTCATGCACAAGGAATATTCATACATGTGATCAGAAAAAGATTGCATGCATTATTTCACTCGCTTTCTTGGAAATTTAATTACCACAGAAAACTTTGCTTTTGGGATCCATATTAAGGAAACAATATACATCTGAAACTCAAGAAGGGAAAAGACTGATCAGGGCCCCGCAAATTGCTGTATATATAAGGCTTACAGCCCATTCTCAAAACTCACCAACTTCAAGATCTTACATTACACTATCATCTTCACCAACTCTATAGCTTTCACAATATCTGCAAAACCAACTCTTCCATTATACTCGTACTTTTCATTTTCTTTGCTGAGGTAAGACACCTTTTCATGTATATTATTACACCTTTTGTCTTTATTTGAAAATACACCGGACATATAGAGTTGAACAACATTCGAACAAGGAGAGAGGACCATGGTTTTTGTCAAGAATTGGAATgaggaaaaattaaattttcaaaaaggaTGATGATTCGAAGCAGGGGCAAAACAAGGATTTCGGTCGAAGAGACCCTATTTTGTACAtatactttatttattttattcattttgatTGGCTTCCTTCATGTTGATGGGATCGCCATTGCTTCAGAAGGTCAAAAATCGAAATAATATATGCATCAAAATAAATCTGGTTGTTTTCAAGATTCCTTATATGTCCCCATTTTCGACTTGAACATCACACACACAGAGATATGAAACCATCAGTAGTCAGATTGCGTATGTTCACATCTGATCTATTCCGTTCGACTTAATAATTAGTTAATTTCTTCTCACTTGTAGAAACCATGATATCTTAGTTCATTCTTGACAGGTAAAATAAAGACAAGAATGAGCAGGGAAGGAGATTGGATGTGCGGTGCATGCCATCACCTCAACTTCAAGAAACGTGAGTCGTGCCAACGTTGTAGTTGTCCCAAGTATGCTACAGAATCTGATGTCTCCTCGTACGCTGACGAATTGCAGAAGACAGAAATTTTAGCCGGAGACTGGTACTGTGGCGCCTTGAACTGTGGCGTGCACAACTACGCGAGCCGAACGAGCTGCTTTAAATGCGGAGCATTGAAGGACTATTATGGATACGGTGCAGCAGTTGTTGCATCCGCTGGCTATGGATACGACTCCATTCCTGGTTGGAAAAATGGCGACTGGATTTGCTCAACGTTGGTTAATTTTACGTATATCTTAattatttgattgatcatgAAGTATTTTATCGTGTCTGAGGCATGAAATCATGTAACTTATTCAGCAGAATGGGATGCGGCATGCACAATTATGCTAGCAGGACAGAGTGTTACAAATGCAGGACCCCGAGAGATTATGGTAATTATCCatcatatcaattatttttattgaatcctaattaatattttaattcgtTTTCTTCCTTTTTCGTGAATTCAGGAGGAGCAATGTGAGGAAATTAAACTAAGGCAGAGCTGCATTTAATTAAAGTCGCGAAAGGGTTATCAAGAAATTTTCTGATTACCTATTTCTACTTATAAGCTACtgttattttttttcccttCATTGTCTACCaaattttgaataatataaAGTTTCATTATTGTCGTTGCCTCATTTACATATGCTTCAAAATTAATATTCCTGCTTTCGGGTCTCCTTATTTTACCACCGTTGGAATTAATTTACATTTTATTCTGCACATTTATACagttatactatattattaaattaatttgaacACTTCATACTAACTGACTTTGATATATCAATATAACATCAAAATTTCTTTACAGTTTTACTTTTCATAATAATTTTTGTATATCTCTTTAtctttttctgattttttatGTCAATATGACACGCATACAGAATACTAGCGTTTATAAACGACACGTACTTATTCCTTGCTAAAGGAACCAAATGTCATGAGTTTATCTTTTTTAAATTATGCATGTACATATACTTGAAATATAAAAACAAAAGTAACAACTGATCAAACAGAAGATTCGGATAAATATAATTGATTAATAATGACATTATTGAGATCCAAAGATTATGAAGTTTAATTGAACAGGCGATAAATGTTGGTTTCAAGGGACAAAATTATTCCCGTAGAAAAGGCATCAGTACTAGCCTAGCTAGTATGATAAAATGATATGTCAATAATTAGACAAAGATAAGAACCAGATGCGCTTCATGGAGGGACTCTATTAACTcttatcttcttcttcttcttttttccaTTGCTGAATTTGGCAGTTATTGaccaaagaagaagaagaagaaggcagGATTCATGGCTTTTAGTCCGGTGGTTAAACaatgttttattttgaaaaatttaccaaaaaaaattcTCTTAATATGTATAGAAAATCCATTTATGTAAAACTTCAGaaataggtcttttgtgagacgatctcacgaatctttatctgtgacatGGGTCAAgtaccctaccaatattcacaataaaaagtaatactcttagcataaaaaataatatttttttatagatgacccaaataagatatctgtctcacaaaatacgatccatgagaccgtctcacataaatttttgccaAACTTTAGGCCAAAAACCTAGCTAGCCCACCTTAGATCAAGTATGtgtttgtgtatatatattagaTATATATTCTAaatcttttgattaaaatattctTGAAAATTTAAAGACGTTGCTAAAAAATACCTAAAATTGATTGAAAAATCTTTTAATAACATCTAAATGCATAAAATAGAGAATTTTAGATATAGATAATTAATGGTGTGTTTAGGCATCGATTCCACCTATGTTGGTGTTAGGCTATTAGActaatttaattgtttaatcCGATACGAATAGAAATTTTTATTACTACGCCACATTAGCATGCATCCTACTctttgttaattatttaattaataaattatacgtttatttattgtgaatatatttTACATTTATTCTTGAAGGTTTCTACAAGTaatttatatatgtatgtaacttgctttttttttttttatgatagaGATGTTAGTTGTCCCACATCGATTGGATAAAATACCTGGGAGTTGTATACATGGTTTTGGACAATCatccccccttgagctagcttttggggttgagttaggttcaagttccaatcttaacaagAGACATGAATGAATCTAAGAGAATAATAGTCATCGTCAAGTTTACTCCCTATGTAGGAGTCTAAGATTATTCTAAAATTCAAAAGTCTAGttatagattttaaaaaaaaattataatttttgtaaaattgAGGAGATATGGTAATTATAGATCAGGTGCAAATTTActgaaatatattattattgtaaTTTTTATCAGATAAAAAATGAAGTAATTTGAGGGTGCtatttttggtatttttaaaaattatacaatGATACTGAATTTAGATATTGTAAATTTGTAATCCATATATCAACGTTTATAAAAAGCACATATATTTCACAATATTTGCGTGCATGTCTAATCGCTTTTTATAAGTACTCTTGTTAAACAAAATGAATGATAttgattaaatttaaaattttctgatTTTAAATAAGTTTATTAGATTTTTTgcataaattattttttcatgaaaacgaaaataaaaggtTAAAAAAATGAGGATATTTtagaaattaaaaattacatgaagatattattttatctatattatgattcaaatattatatatattttaaaatatgtgcaATTATTATGCGTaatgatatttattaaaatgCTTATTTGTGGAGGcccatttaaaaaaatgaaatagaaAGGGTGAATTTGTTATTTTCGACAATTATGTTAC encodes:
- the LOC142544585 gene encoding uncharacterized protein LOC142544585 isoform X1, which gives rise to MSREGDWMCGACHHLNFKKRESCQRCSCPKYATESDVSSYADELQKTEILAGDWYCGALNCGVHNYASRTSCFKCGALKDYYGYGAAVVASAGYGYDSIPGWKNGDWICSTRMGCGMHNYASRTECYKCRTPRDYGGAM
- the LOC142544585 gene encoding uncharacterized protein LOC142544585 isoform X2, with amino-acid sequence MSREGDWMCGACHHLNFKKRESCQRCSCPKYATESDVSSYADELQKTEILAGDWYCGALNCGVHNYASRTSCFKCGALKDYYGYGAAVVASAGYGYDSIPGWKNGDWICSTMGCGMHNYASRTECYKCRTPRDYGGAM